One window of Amyelois transitella isolate CPQ chromosome 7, ilAmyTran1.1, whole genome shotgun sequence genomic DNA carries:
- the LOC106133954 gene encoding LOW QUALITY PROTEIN: carboxypeptidase N subunit 2 (The sequence of the model RefSeq protein was modified relative to this genomic sequence to represent the inferred CDS: deleted 1 base in 1 codon), whose amino-acid sequence KTDSVTKIHKSSSFNSVLQTAASQCNMNACEVFEMLTRGSSKDEKAVGPCTSDVHWRQLDRRLRAIEQPTWTISFGQSRWRQCSKGICQCDVDRRALNCWRSDLSSLPADLVVPADLVNIDLGTNKLRTLHKTTFKGMRSLAELDMYDNRVEYLPAGIFDSLVNLRILRLQRNYLEEIDSEAFRHTKRLFHVDLSNNYLYTLPEMLFANNSVLETIDISNNQVTMYVPSDSFVGLSSLLILDLSRNKIQHIENGTFIMRTLQVLKLSDNRINNISENSFEALFSLETLLLDKNKLQYLPGRLFINLVCLTFLDISNNNLINLMDVNLENLKQLRHLDLRENSLSELPDFIFSNCSRLEKLDLSRNKLRFLNYTAFHGLNNLTSLLLTDNKIFEVHFKTFATLKNLTTLYLDNNMFPSLPSRTLDYMPKLAIVKLSGNPWHCDCHALYISAWVRLNELKIWDYSPTCVSPWFLEGHFLKKLKFPELCSGQWASMVNLSPRLPIQQLLALNVSVNRKPQDSMEQNHDVTTVNAWH is encoded by the exons AAAACTGACTCTGTAACCAAAATTCATAAATCGTCTTCCTTTAATTCAGTTTTGCAGACGGCTGCATCACAATGCAATATGAACGCTTGCGAAGTTTTCGAGATGCTGACTCGGGGATCGAGTAAGGACGAGAAAGCGGTCGGACCATGCACTTCGGATGTCCACTGGCGGCAACTGGACCGGAGATTGCGGGCTATTGAACagccaa CGTGGACAATAAGTTTTGGGCAATCCAGATGGCGTCAGTGTTCCAAAGGAATTTGCCAGTGTGATGTTGATCGTCGTGCGCTCAATTGCTGGAGATCTGACCTCTCCAGCCTTCCAGCTGACCTGGTCGTGCCTGCAGATTTAGTCAATAT AGACCTGGGAACCAACAAATTGCGCACACTGCATAAGACGACTTTCAAAGGGATGCGGTCTCTGGCCGAACTAGACATGTACGACAATCGCGTCGAGTATCTGCCAGCGGGAATATTCGACTCGCTCGTCAATTTGAGGATATT gcgtcTTCAAAGAAATTACCTTGAGGAAATAGACAGCGAGGCATTCCGGCATACAAAAAGGCTTTTTCATGTCGATTTATCAAACAATTACCTTTACACACTCCCCGAGATGTTATTTGCCAACAATTCTGTATTAGAAACGATAGATATATCTAATAATCAAGTCACG ATGTACGTTCCTTCTGATAGCTTTGTGGGACTGTCGTCACTCCTCATATTAGATTTGTCGAGGAATAAAATCCAACACATAGAAAACGGAACATTTATAATGAGAACACTACAGGTGTTGAAATTGTCAGacaatagaataaataacatatcCGAGAATTCCTTTGAAGCCTTGTTTTCTCTCGAAACGTTATTGTTGGATAAGAACAAACTGCAGTACCTGCCCGGCCGGCTCTTCATCAATCTAGTTTGTTTGACTTTCCTGGATATTTCGAACAACAATTTAatcaat ttgATGGACGTAAATCTGGAAAACTTGAAACAGCTGCGGCATTTAGATTTACGAGAGAACTCACTCTCAGAACTCCCAGACTTCATATTTTCAAACTGCTCAAGATTGGAGAAACTCGACTTGTCAAGAAACAAATTACGTTTCTTGAACTACACTGCATTCCATGGTTTAAACAATCTTACATCATTGCTTTTGActgataacaaaatttttgaggttcatttcaaaacttttgcaacgcttaaaaacttgacaactct gtacCTCGACAATAACATGTTTCCATCATTGCCGTCGCGCACTCTGGACTACATGCCTAAACTAGCCATAGTAAAGTTGTCCGGAAACCCTTGGCACTGTGACTGTCATGCGCTTTATATATCAGC ctGGGTTCGTCTCAACGAGTTGAAAATATGGGACTATTCACCTACGTGTGTTTCGCCCTGGTTTCTTGAGGGCCATTTCCTGAAGAAACTTAAATTCCCAGAACTGTGCTCTGGCCAATGGGCCAGCATGGTAAATCTCTCTCCGAGGCTTCCTATACAACAGCTGCTAGCCCTCAACGTGTCTGTGAATAGGAAGCCACAGGACAGTATGGAGCAGAATCATGACGTCACAACTGTTAATGCTTGGCACTga